Below is a genomic region from Rhineura floridana isolate rRhiFlo1 chromosome 5, rRhiFlo1.hap2, whole genome shotgun sequence.
aacaagccttttaagttgagacctatcccagtctgcatctgtgttggaattgctttttaatgtgttcttaaccctttttaaaaatgtttttaatcttagatgttttgaaagctttttttaagtaacgtttttgaagatgttttgttttaatgcattttaaagcttgtttttatgatgttttaatgtttttggtgcttttgtttgctgccctgggcttctgctggaagggcgggatataataacaataataataataaataaacaaatgagttAAAAGCATGAGAGCAGCATAGGCCTTAATGTCTCCTTATCCTTCTTCTGCAGTGAGTGGTTGCTGACACCAGTGGGTGATAGCTGAACTATCAGGCAGGCCAACTGAAAATGTCTCACTGTCTCTTCCTCTCCTTCTGTTGAGCTGTTGAGTCCAAGAGGAAAGGAGCTAGGTGCCAGTTGGGCCAGGCAGGAAAAGGTCTTCCCCATCTCTTTTCCCACTATGTCTTACACATGAATAATTGAACCTGCCTGCTTCCTGGGAGAGTGTTTGAATTTTCCTCTCTGCAGGTGGAGAGGGAGGCTTGATTGTGGAGGCCTTGCTGTAGCAGAAAGGTTTACCGCTGCTGTTCACTGCTATCAGTGCTCCAATAGTAGAGATAATAGAAAGGGAACAGAATGAGAAATGTTTTAGATCCCCTGGATTCTGTTGCTCCAACACACCCATGGAACTGGAGGAAAGGCATGCTGGCTCCAGGCCTGGTACATgtgtttctccacccactggagcTAACAGGAGGGGaaatctttttctaaaaaaaaaaaacctccaaaggGAGAGATAAAAGGAAGATTGATGTCCCACCCTCAAAACATGTACTTAATGCTTTGTGTGCATGAATATAGCAGGGCTTCAGATTTGGTAATTTATCCATCAttatgcctccctccccacccaatAGGATCGCTCTTTTATTAAAGGATGCCCCACTTCCAAAAATTATTCTTATCAGACTGTTTTGCCAACTTCATTTACAATACCTTTTATTTTTGCATGATAACAGTTACTTGCCATATACAACAGCCACGCTTCTAAGAACCCCCAGTTGCTTGTAGCTTACCTGAGAACTTTCAATAGTTCAGCTATGTATATTTTGGGTGTGACAAATAAAATGGCAAAAAACCCTTTATGTGCTTATAGATAGTAATTTAACAATAAGAAAGCAGTATTGATAATGATGTGGTATGTTTTGTTGACTTTtctccagaaacattaaaaatcatATTCCACCACAAAATGTAATTGTCTACAATCCTTCCAACACATGGGATCAGAAGCTTTATACATTTGGTAAAATCTAACTGGCACAATATACAGCCTCTCAGAACCTTGTACTGATCTTCTCTCATGCCTATGCCAACTGATAGAGAAGGACTTGAAATCCAAAAAAATTAAGGAGTAGAAAAATTACTTTTATTAACTTCTTTAACAAGATCCAAGCCACTTTATATTTCTTGTTGAGAAATATTGTTTTTCTCATGTGCACATTTGTAGGGATTACCTGATTAAAATCATACAATTAATCCACTATGTCTTAATTATCACTTTAGAGATGTGAGTATGGAAGCAGACTCTTCCAGACTAAAGTATATGAGGTCTGATCTTATATCTGACTTTCAAAATCATGTCTGCTTCCCCATCTAATTCACAATTTCAAGGGAGTATTTAGCATGTTTTCAGTTCACAGCAGGTCAGAGTATTCCCCAGATGTGCTCCAGAATTCTGAGTCTGTGCTAGTGTTCTGCAGCAGACACTTTAATGTGAAATGGGTTCCCTAAGAGTACAAAGTGTGAATTGCACTCCAGCAATCATTTCTTGAGGCTGCAAAATATCAAAAATGATAACTGACATCCTGTACTTTACGAAAATATGTGCTGGTCATgctaacaaataataaaaagtacTCAGACACAGTTGCTGGCCAAGCCTCTGATAGCAAGGTGAACTCCTCCTCAGCAACTGCTCACCTGATTGATCATCAACAACTGGGGCTTATGTTCCCCTTTTGTGAATGTCCACCATTTCATAGGTTACTAAAAGGTTTTGATTGCAGTTTGATTGCAACGCTGCATCTGCTTTTTTTCCTGATGGTCCCATTGTCATCTCTAGGATATAAGTGCATTAAAACTTATCTCAATTAAATATTATTAGATGCTTCTGGATCTGATTTAAAATCTACTTTATTTTTCAGGTTTGATGTGCTTGCCACTTATTTAGGATAAAATGTCTGCTGAAATGTTTTCAAAAGTTCTGGAGGCTCAAATGCTTCAGACAACCAAGATTGTAGAAGAGCAGCTTGAAGCTGAGATTAAAAAACTGGACCAgatggatgatgatgaattaGAGCTCCTAAAGCAACGAAGGCTTGAAGCTCTGAAGAAAGCCCAGCAACAAAAACAAGTAACTTCCTTGTGGTGGTGTTtcactgttttaaatgtttattattaCCTATATTAAATTCACTACATTGGCAACAGCCCTATAAGAGAGACTACTATTTCCCTAGTTGCAGATTGGGATGAAGCTGATGGAATAGTAGCTTGGCTGAAGCTGCAAAGTGAGCTTAAGGGTGAAGAGAGATTTGAAGTACCTCCTACTCATGCAGCCCAGTCCTGCTCATACTCACTAGGAAATATCACTGCAACAGTGAGGCTTGTCCCCAGTTAGGTGTCCTTAAATTGTAGCCTTACAGCCAGCCTTTGCATGTTTATCTGAAGTGTGCAACAAGAGTTCAGTGGAATGAACAAATATGAATGGGCATACCTTGAGTTGTAACCTTATTTATATCTATTTGAGAGGAAGCCTcattgaacttaataggacttGCATCTAAATAAATATGCACAGAATATGGCTGTCATTAATGGTACACAGCTTTTTGAAGCCTCTAAACTTGCTACTAGATACTTGGGGCTTTGAACAGTTCCTGCTAAGCTTTTAAACTTGCCAtcatgtttccaagctcaattcaaggtttgGTGTTAACTGTTAAAGCCCTAAAagacttgggaccagggtaccttaAGGATTGGTTCCTTCCATACATTTTTCCCCACATGCTctattcatcatctgaggccctgctCCAGTTGTTTCAACAGCTGATAACACCCTGGGATTATGGCGTTCTCTGTGctggcacccaccctgtggaatacCTTGCCAAGCAAGGGGCATCAAGCCCCATCACTGGTAAACACAGTCTGCTGGTAAAATAAATGACTGTTCAAAAAGGCCTTCAGCTGATTGTTTTTTGTCAGGTGCTTGGCTGTCCTGGAACTAGGATTACTAGGTTCTGATTATGTTGGTTTTTATCATGGAGTTTAATTTCAGGATTGTTTAATTTGTGACTTGTCAGCAGCCTTGAATTCCTCAAAAAATTGGCAGGATAATAAACTTTTGACTTACTTTTTAATAACTTTTACTTTTTAACTTTTACTTGTAAATAAGTAAAACTAAAGCTTTATTTGTCTTAGAACTGACTGACTCACTGGAAGTATCATAATTATTAGGGAATTTTTATATGACACAGAGCTGGAATTTTATATACACAAGGTGCCCTTTTTACTTGCAAAGGGTCAAAAAATGAAACGTTTCTACACCTCTTACCCAAAAAGGGGGAGAGTGAGGTATACCCCTAAATATTTTTGCTATTTATTCACTCAGAAAGCTGAAATTTAGTAAACACGGGTTGTGTTTACAAGACACCCAAATTACTAGTAAAATTTGAAAATTCAACATTTATATCTCTCTTTAAATGAAAGACATTAAATGTATCCCAGTACTTTATGTTTGGTATACAAATGCTCCATGAGTATAAGAAAAGTCTGAAAATGGGACATAATCACATCTGATGTGAATAACTGATAAAATAAAGCCTATAATCATACTCACATTTCTCTCAGAGTAAAGTTGATTGAACAAAGTGGGACATCATCCAAGgggatgtgcataggattgcagtggaAGTTTACTTTATAGTAGTGGTCAGTATTGGATGTTAACATGTTTTCAGTATGCACACTTCATTTATTACtccaaataataaaacatttttgggATGATATCCAATCTGCTTGTAGAACATGACTCCCTCTTCCACTCCCCTGCTCAACCCCcaagtctgctccagagggttggggaaccctccagagcagatggccggggggggggggacaagacTGCaacagggaggaggggaagggaaactcccacccatcacaTCTGGTGCAACATTGGATATTGCTCTTCCTCTACAGTTGatttaataataaatgttaatatTACTATTCTTTTATCTACAGATGTATTAAATTGGCAAACAAGCTGATGTTTAAAGTTTTCTAACATTTGCACTCATTCGCCTTGATTAGGTAATATACACCATAAGAGCTAAAACATTGTTTTGAGAATGAAATTGAAGTTTCAGGTTTAGGAATTGCAGAATAACCTTAGGTGTGGTAGAATTATAAATATTCCTGATGTTATATAACATCTCGGGATGTTTTAcctcttaaaaaataataaaaaaccctaGATGTTTCATGCTTGTATTTTGTATCCTTATAAACAGGAATGGCTTTCAAAAGGGCATGGGGAATACAAGGAAATCCCCAGTGAAAGAGATTTCTTTGAAGAAGTGAAAGGGAGCAAAAAAGTCATCTGCCACTTTTACAGAGATACAAATTTCAGGTATAATAAAGTATTTGTGGCCTCTGTAGTACAACAATCCTTGTCAAAATAAATCAGCTACTGAAATCACAGGGATGAGTTTAGACATTTCACCTTTTTAAGTACTGAAACTAGTTCTTTGATCCTAGTgtaccttctgttgtcattcctcaTCCATCTGTTGTCACCTATGCGAATGAAAAAAGCCCTGTGTGCCACTGAATCTTTCCTTAATAAGAACATAGCATGCTTATAGTGTCCTGGATAGCAAGGACTGTTGTCTTGTTtcttgttttggattacaactcccatcagcctcagccatcatagccaatggtcaggactgatgggagttgtagtcgaacagTTTGCAACCCTGCAATTAGATACGCTTAACAGTACAGACTTAAACATGttaattcagaagcaagtcctactgctCATTTGTACTTCCTTCCTAGTAAGTACATAAGGCTTCTGCCATGCTCTTAGTTATTTCAGTACAAACTAAGAATGCAACACCAAGTGCAGCATTGTCATTAACGTCATATCTCCAGTACAGTTGGGTGGGCAGATTAATACCTGAAATGTTGTTCATAGCCTTGACATGGCTGCTAAAAGGCTTTACAGGCAACATTGTCCCTCATATCCACTTTTTTTTACTGTGTCCATTTCCTAGCATCAAGGGCAAAGAGGATGGAAAACTTAGTAAAATGACATTTTGAATTAAACTTTTGATAATTTATATTCTGACAGTATTTGTATGCTACCTTTGGTGGGAAAACATATTTACTGACAAATGAAATACAAATGTCATGAGCAAATATTTATTTGAAGTTCAGCATCTATATTTCATCattgtaatgcattttgtttgtTCCTCAGATGCttaatattagacaagcactTATCAGTACTGGCAAAAAAGCACATTGAGACAAAGTTTGTCAAGTTAAACGCTGAAAAATCTCCATTTCTGTGTGAGAGACTTCGCATCAAAGTAATTCCCACGCTAGCACTTGTAAAAGATGGCAAAACACAGGATTATGTGGTTGGGTTTACTGATCTTGGTAACACAGATGACTTCACCACAGAGACCTTAGAATGGCGATTAGGTTGTGCAGATATAATCAACTACAGGTAAATAACTTTTTTTGGTACAAAAAATGCATCTGGTGCAATATTATTAAAGGTAC
It encodes:
- the TXNDC9 gene encoding thioredoxin domain-containing protein 9, which produces MSAEMFSKVLEAQMLQTTKIVEEQLEAEIKKLDQMDDDELELLKQRRLEALKKAQQQKQEWLSKGHGEYKEIPSERDFFEEVKGSKKVICHFYRDTNFRCLILDKHLSVLAKKHIETKFVKLNAEKSPFLCERLRIKVIPTLALVKDGKTQDYVVGFTDLGNTDDFTTETLEWRLGCADIINYSGNLMDPPFQSQKKFGTTFTKLDKKAIRGKKYDLDSDDD